Genomic DNA from Desulfonema ishimotonii:
GCCAGTCCGCCGAACCATTCCGGGCTTTTCAACGGAATTTTATATGCCTCTGAATATTTGACGATCAGTCGGGCCCCGTCCCAGAAGCATTTTCTGTAAAAAAAGAGGCCGCATGAAAAGGCGAATTTTTTCCCTTTGGAGTAAATGATAATGTCCCTGAGATAACTGGTGGGCCGCTCAAAACGGATGCGGGTGACATCTTCCCAGAAGATCTTTGTTCGGCGGTTGAACAGCCCCTTTTTCTCTATGCCGGAGCTGTCAACGATATATTCGGCAATGAACATATCCGCAACGATGAGGGGGAGGGACATCACGATCGCAAATATAAAAAAAAGCAGCATCACATAGCCCGTATCCACCCGGCTTGCCTCAATCACCTGGCGGACGAATCCGGGCATGATGCATACGGAAAATCCGAGAATGACATAGCTGCCCACACGGAAGCAGGCCCCGATATGAACAGAGCGTCCCACAGGTTTTGCCAGCGGATCAGACATATTTACCTCATTTTGTGGTTGATTTTTTAACAGGCGGCTGCCGGAAGCGCGGGCATCATCAGTACCGCCACCCATTTTATACGCATAGTAAGTACCCCATCAATAATTTTTTAATAAAAAAAACAACGGTGTCATTTCGAGCGAAGCGAGAAATCCTAAGATTCCTCACTTCGTTCGGAATGACAAAAAAAGTCAGAGAATTTTTGGATAGGTGCTTAAATCTTCTCTGTGAGGGGGTGTATTTCGTTTGCATAAATATTTGGTGGTGGATTGAATCCGTTGATAACAGATACGGAACCCCGGGATTATCAGCCTGAAACCGGGTCCGTCAACAGGTCTGACCCGCTGTCCGGCGTTTTAAGGCTCCCGATCCCGGCAACAAATTGCCGGGCTATTATCGTTCGGCTCTCTCTGACTGATATTTTCTTACCTGAAGATTAACTGCTCATGACCTCTGGGATTAATGCGATTACATTGAAATGGTTCATAATTTGTGACTATGGCCTCTGTCACAGGATTCCGGTTTTTCTCATTCCCACCAACATGGTAAAAATGTTCGTGTGTCAGGATCTTAAAATTATTCCAGAGAGATTCCATATATTCATTTTTGCGATAATCATTATGATGCCAGGTCGATAAAATAAATTTACTTTCCGATTTCTGAAGCATATCAGAAAGGACATGTTCATGTTCATCATCCCATCCGTTAAAATAGTCAGCATGTCTCCCGATATATGGCGGATCACAGTAAATAATATCGGATTCTGTTCCGATTTCAATGGTCTTTTCAAATGACTGGCACTTAAAAGTAAAATCCTTGGTTTTTAACAACGTTGCAACATGGTCTACCTGATTTACAATTTTTGTGACATATGCCTGTGCAAACCGGTTTGGTTTGCGGCAAAAAGGGATATTAAAGCCGCCTTTCCGGTTAAACCGGATCATTCCGTTAAAACCTGAACGATTAAGAAAAAGAAAATCCAGCGGCTGATGTTTTTCATTGAACCGATCTCGAATTTCATAGTAATGACGTTCGCCCTTTTCAAGTAACTTCGCACCTTCATCGTTTAAAAATTGTCGCACCACTTCAGGAGTGACAATGCCTTCGGAAATGGCGTTGTAGAAATTTACAAGGTGAGGATTCGTGTCGCATAACAATGCGCGTCCGGGGGCGATATTAAATGCAACCACACCGGTTCCCATGAAGGGGTCAATCCATAATCCCTCAAAGTTTTCAGGGACAATACTGTTAATCCAGGGGACCAGTCTGGTTTTGATACCCTGGGACTTTATCGGAGGTACATTTACTTTCAAGAGTTTACCTGTTCAGAAGCCCGGTTAGTGCCTTGTCAAACTTGTTTTTATGGGTTCGTAAAAAATTTCGGGACAGAAGGAATGCCCTGTTCCCGCACTCCGAACCCACAGTTTCAAGCTTGACAGGGCATTAGGGTCAGGGGCCATCAGCGCTTCATCGCCATAATATTTTGTTGATTGACAGTGCAGGGCGGGGTTATGGCCCCGCCGAACTGCTGAAGTTTCCCGACGCTGCAAAGCGGCGGTCATATCCCCACCGTTTTGAAACGGGTGGTTTATTACTCCGAAAGGTGGCTTTAGCCCGCCGAAGGCGCCTGACCCGTGGTTTGAAACCACCGTCTTTCAGACGCATTATTTTTCAGTCGGCGGTTCAGTCCGCCGATTTTCAGGCCACCGGCTTTCAGCTGGTGGCTGTTGACTTGTGCCAAACTCCCGGCAGGCGGCCCCGGATGGCCTTCAGTTTGCCGCATCCGCCTGGTTCAGTTGCTCGAAATGACGTTGTATTTCCAGAAAGAACGGGCCGGTAAACGCCGTCTTCAGGCGAAACTCGCCGAAAAGTGTGCGCCCTTTCACCCGGTGGCGGATCAGGAGATATTCAAACGGTTTCAGATCCTGCAGGAGGTTTTCATCCGGCGGATCGCCGCCGTTCAGGTTGCGGATCAGAAATGAAAACGTGCGGATCACGGCTGAGGCTTCTTTCACATCAACAAAGAGAATGCCCCGGTCATCTTTCAAACCGTCGGCCAGGGCCGGATCTCTGACCTTTGACAGAAAACCGGCCCCCCGGTCCGCGCTGACCGCCCGTTCAAACATGAGTCTGCCGGACGAGAGAATCAGGTGTCGGTCCCGGATGCCCGCATACAGCTGAAACATCCCGAACAGATTGATCCCGAAGGCATCCGTTCCCCCGACCGATATTTTCTGAACCACCACACCCGGACGGGCCTGGGCCGAGGCCACCGCTTTTTCCAGGGCCGCCTGCGCCCCTGCCGCATCTTTCACCCCGATGGCCACAACCATGTTATGATTTGTCATGCTGATACTGGCGCTGTCATAGATGCCGAAATTAACGCTCCCGGTCATGTTCTCCACAATATCCTTTTCCAGACGAATCCCCCATTGCGCCTCAAGCTCCTTCCGGTAGTTCTCAAAATTGCGCCGCTCCGTTTCGGACATCCGCGCCAGGGCCGCCTGATAATATGCACCGGGGTTTACA
This window encodes:
- a CDS encoding DNA adenine methylase, which gives rise to MKVNVPPIKSQGIKTRLVPWINSIVPENFEGLWIDPFMGTGVVAFNIAPGRALLCDTNPHLVNFYNAISEGIVTPEVVRQFLNDEGAKLLEKGERHYYEIRDRFNEKHQPLDFLFLNRSGFNGMIRFNRKGGFNIPFCRKPNRFAQAYVTKIVNQVDHVATLLKTKDFTFKCQSFEKTIEIGTESDIIYCDPPYIGRHADYFNGWDDEHEHVLSDMLQKSESKFILSTWHHNDYRKNEYMESLWNNFKILTHEHFYHVGGNEKNRNPVTEAIVTNYEPFQCNRINPRGHEQLIFR